The Procambarus clarkii isolate CNS0578487 chromosome 66, FALCON_Pclarkii_2.0, whole genome shotgun sequence genome has a window encoding:
- the LOC138355187 gene encoding uncharacterized protein — MERRTLTACMKCNTLYKPSPNQLCRLKCESCAKPLLGHYDIKCKRCQKIFCDNFYKTVKCPFCARAPPSNPRRGQRRNHATNGRYNSSGNRRGAQPSHRDINSTPVCVDLVSSSDASDSETDTDNSCDSSDSLAEQTSPSDDSQPPARAAGGERSNPHSSPHSSPSPLPQSTISSGCITSSTVASRSSESAREGELGLPKSEIVSKNINQLIALRPKTFSFTTQDGEHTCKRKGVPYHLQEKLSHDSFEHTLETNTSIRFVSRSIRNVQGMICTCRGLSAFDDKCYNLSPTQSQAYGHPDIPNNNDDDDMDIEVGEEEIGGIEEVFMENGEVDQPQRLFPVFRPWCK; from the exons ATGGAAAGACGAACTTTAACAGCTTGCATGAAGTGTAATACACTGTATAAACCGTCACCAAATCAACTCTGCCGTCTAAAATGTGAGAGCTGCGCAAAGCCTCTCCTAGGTCATTACGACATCAAGTGTAAGCGATGTCAGAAGATCTTTTGCGATAACT tttacaaaacggTGAAGTGTCCATTCTGTGCACGGGCACCACCCTCAAACCCTCGACGTGGTCAGCGCCGGAATCATGCAACGAATGGAC GTTACAATTCTTCCGGCAATCGTCGCGGCGCTCAGCCCTCACACCGAGACATAA ATTCCACACCAGTGTGCGTAGACTTGGTATCCAGCAGCGATGCGagtgacagtgagacagacaCGGACAACAGCTGCGACAGCAGTGACAGCCTAGCGGAGCAGACATCGCCCTCAGACGACTCGCAGCCCCCAGCTCGCGCGGCGGGAGGGGAGCGTTCTAACCCCCACTCAAGTCCCCATTCCTCTCCCAGTCCTTTACCTCAATCTACCATCAGCAGTGGATGTATTACCAGCTCTACCGTCGCCAGCAGGAGCAGCGAGAGCGCGCGTGAAGGTGAATTAGGATTGCCCAAGTCAGAAATAGTGTCTAAGAATATTAATCAATTAAtcgctctcagacctaaaacattcTCTTTCACCACTCAAGATGGTGAACACACTTGTAAGCGTAAGGGTGTACCCTACcacctacaagagaaactctcgcATGACTCGTTTgagcacactcttgaaacaaacacttcaatcaggtttgtgtcgagatctatacgtaATGTACAAGGAATGATCTGTACATGCAGAGGTTTGTCAGCATTTGATGATAAATGCTACAAtctaagccccacacagtcccaaGCGTATGGACATCCAGATAtccccaataacaatgatgatgatgatatggatatagaagtgggagaggaggagataGGAGGGAtagaagaagtgtttatggagaaTGGTGAAGTGGATCAACCACAGAGACTCTTCCCTGTATTCCGCCCCTGGTGCAAGTGA